The following proteins are co-located in the Cryptococcus neoformans var. grubii H99 chromosome 1, complete sequence genome:
- a CDS encoding chitin synthase: MPPTSSQAPFHRYSHLDQRSAPDTQESSPADGNHDPRRQSTSFDHPNLYAQRDVFAVPNHPQSTNLNHQPYLHQGRSGSFEEPIYETPQPGHNVGYEDAEPYGHEQHDGTMWSERPSYSAPYDSDIKAPLDPTPYTPDLEADGMVVKEKKVHATEVMATTNARRWWIRITWMMTWWIPSFLLVHLGRMKRADVRMAWREKLAIFMMICLACAVVLFYIIFFGKLLCPDSDKAWNEKELATHQGDDDYYAAIAGKVYDFTNFYKAQHSDLSSYTTSSALMLEFAGQDLTNYFPMPMTVACPNLVTSTDLTLMYSNFTPIVQYAVHTSGPLQTGTDTKLNDINWYTDTLNPALEDYYKGYYVYDKSSIASGADSDSKYWAIYNNKVYDLSNYIYTISYYSSSSGTDLPNYSFLNSDITDLFQTSAGQDITKDMDEKLSALTAEDAANQMTCLNNAFYLGELDFRKTPRCTVQNYLLLAFSIILIATIASKFLAALQLGSKRQPELLDKFVICQVPCYTEGEESLKRTIDSLAALNYDDKRKLIFIICDGNIVGSGNNRPTPRIVLDLLGVDDKLEAEPLLFKSIGEGSKQLNYGKVYSGLYEFEGHVVPYIVVVKVGKPSEISKPGNRGKRDSQVLLMQYLNRVHFDAPMTPLELEIYHQMRNVIGIDPAFYEYIFQVDADTSVTPDSLNRLIACTADDQQIIGICGETKLANENESLTTMIQVYEYYISHHLTKAFESLFGSVTCLPGCFSVYRIRTAEGGRPVIISSVVIDEYAEPNVDTLHKKNLFSLGEDRYLTTLMMKNFPTFKMKFTPDAIAHTVAPSKWSVLLSQRRRWINSTIHNLVELLFLPEMCGFCFFSMRWVVFLDLLGTIILPATCGYLIYLVIVVSTGKAAIPVISLAMIGATYGLQALIFILKREFMLIGWMLVYILAFPVWSVFLPIYSFWSMDDFSWGNTRKVIGEGNQKTVVIDDDEPFNEGMIPYRTFKEYEWNAWEAASLHSESPAPSEKSQRTTRTGQSYRPHPHSIRSPSFHSSASELPSKADYWRDSSPLGMGNESKRLHQVSSDPSMRGDKSFIRGSKPQVERVQSMAGMSMWGSGSVYDPYKQAMGGPGFLHPMMTGNSLASQATFYPPQTQYPMSMYGSPMMMPMGMPMMGLQYAGNASMAGGAAGPRGTMMTMGMGDQSRISSFSMGGPVAESGAGRLVGLSINEEKEVQDEEVLDKLKTWLSKQDLMSVTKRQTREAIYTLFPNAGLQNRAGWLNEQIDKILSES; this comes from the exons ATGCCGCCAACCAGTTCGCAAGCACCGTTTCATCGCTACTCTCATCTCGATCAGAGATCAGCGCCAGACACTCAAGAAAGCTCTCCCGCTGACGGTAATCATGATCCGCGCAGACAATCAACCAGTTTCGACCACCCAAACCTATACGCCCAGCGGGACGTATTTGCTGTTCCAAACCATCCGCAATCCACAAACCTTAATCATCAGCCATACTTGCACCAAGGCAGATCAGGCTCCTTTGAGGAGCCAATTTATGAAACCCCACAACCAGGCCACAACGTAGGCTACGAAGATGCCGAACCATATGGGCACGAACAGCACGACGGTACGATGTGGTCCGAACGCCCATCATATTCTGCTCCTTATGATAGCGACATCAAAGCACCTCTGGACCCTACTCCCTACACACCCGACCTGGAAGCAGACGGAATGGTCGtcaaggagaaaaaggtgCATGCGACGGAAGTCATGGCTACGACAAATGCTCGACGATGGTGGATCAGAATCACGTGGATGATGACCTGGTGGATCCCTTCGTTCTTGCTGGTTCATCTTGGAAGGATGAAGCGAGCGGATGTGAGGATGGCCTGGAGAGAGAAACTGGCAATCTTCATGATGATCTGTTTAGCCTGCGCCGTTGTCTTGTTCtacatcatctttttcgGAAAGCTGCTCTGTCCGGATAGCGACAAAGCTTGGAATGAGAAGGAACTGGCAACGCATCAAGGTGATGATGACTACTATGCTGCTATTGCCGGAAAGGTCTACGAT TTTACAAATTTTTACAAAGCTCAACACTCCGATTTGTCCTCATACACAACCTCATCTGCCCTTATGCTCGAATTCGCTGGTCAAGATCTGACCAACTACTTTCCCATGCCGATGACTGTTGCATGCCCCAATCTCGTCACTTCTACCGACCTTACATTGATGTACTCCAACTTTACCCCCATCGTTCAGTACGCAGTGCATACTTCGGGTCCGTTGCAGACAGGCACGGACACTAAGCTAAATGATATCAACTGGTACACTGACACTTTGAATCCTGCTCTGGAAGACTATTACAAGGGATACTATGTTTATGACAAGTCTTCTATAGCATCTGGAGCTGATTCGGACAGCAA GTATTGGGCCATTTACAATAACAAAGTCTATGATTTGAGCAACTATATCTATACTATATCTTACTACTCATCGTCGTCCGGGACCGATCTTCCCAACTATTCGTTCCTCAACTCTGATATCACCGATTTGTTTCAGACATCTGCCGGGCAAGATATCACAAAGGATATGGACGAAAAACTTTCTGCTTTAACAGCTGAAGATGCGGCAAACCAGATGACCTGTTTGAACAATGCGTTCTACCTCGGAGAGTTGGATTTCAGAAAGACCCCCAGGTGTACTGTCCAGAATTATCTGCTGTTGGCGTTCAGTATCATTCTCATCGCTACCATCGCTTCTAAAT TCCTTGCGGCTTTGCAACTCGGATCGAAACGTCAGCCTGAACTGCTCGACAAATTTGTCATTTGCCAAGTACCTTGTTATactgaaggtgaagaatCACTCAAGCGCACAATCGACTCTCTTGCGGCTCTCAATTATGACGACAAGCGCAAGCTCATTTTTATCATTTGTGATGGGAACATTGTCGGTAGCGGAAATAACCGACCTACACCTAGGATTGTACTTGATCTGCTGGGTGTGGACGATAAGCTTGAGGCGGAACCTTTATTATTCAAAAGCATCGGTGAGGGAAGTAAGCAATTGAACTATGGCAAAGTATATTCCGGGCTGTACGAGTTTGAAGGGCATGTGGTTCC CTATATTGTTGTTGTTAAAGTCGGCAAACCTAGTGAAATTTCCAAGCCAGGTAACAGAGGAAAACGTGATTCCCAAGTTCTATTGATGCAGTATCTCAACCGAGTCCATTTCGACGCCCCCATGACGCCGCTCGAGTTGGAAATTTATCACCAGATGCGCAATGTCATAGGTATAGATCCAGCGTTCTACGAGTATATTTTCCAGGTCGATGCCGATACGAGTGTGACCCCCGATTCGCTCAACAGGCTTATTGCTTGTACAGCAGACGATCAACAAATCATCGGTATCTGCGGTGAAACAAAGCTTGCCaatgagaatgagagtTTGACTACTATGATTCAG GTCTATGAATACTACATCTCCCACCACCTTACGAAAGCTTTTGAGTCTCTTTTCGGCAGCGTGACCTGTCTTCCTGGTTGCTTTTCTGTTTACCGCATCCGTACAGCCGAAGGTGGTCGACCGGTGATCATCTCTTCAGTCGTCATTGATGAATATGCCGAACCCAATGTCGATACACTACATAAAAAGAACCTCTTCTCACTGGGTGAAGATCGATACCTAACGAcattgatgatgaaaaacTTCCCCACTTTCAAGATGAAATTTACACCTGACGCTATCGCACACACGGTAGCTCCCTCGAAATGGTCCGTACTACTTTCAcaaagacgaagatggatCAACTCTACCATCCATAACCTTGTAGAACTATTGTTCTTGCCAGAGATGTGTGGATtttgtttcttttccaTGAGATGGGTCGTTTTCCTGGATTTACTTGGTACGATCATCCTGCCGGCCACGTGTGGTTAT CTTATCTATCTTGTCATTGTCGTATCCACGGGTAAGGCAGCGATTCCGGTTATATCGCTGGCAATGATTGGAGCAACCTACGGTCTTCAG GCATTGATTTTTATCCTGAAACGTGAATTTATGCTTATTGGCTGGATGCTCGTCTATATTCTCGCTTTCCCTGTTTGGTCTGTGTTTCTACCCATCTATTCATTCTGGTCGATGGATGACTTCAGTTGGGGCAATACTCG TAAAGTGATTGGCGAAGGCAACCAGAAGACTGTGGTCatcgacgatgatgagccGTTCAACGAAGGGATGATTCCTTACCGGACCTTCAAAG AGTACGAATGGAATGCTTGGGAAGCAGCATCACTTCACTCCGAATCTCCAGCTCCTTCCGAAAAGTCTCAACGTACGACTCGAACAGGTCAATCGTATCGGCCGCACCCCCACTCTATCCGttcaccttctttccattcaTCCGCCTCAGAGTTGCCATCTAAAGCTGATTATTGGCGAGACTCTTCCCCGCTTGGAATGGGTAATGAGTCAAAGAGGTTACATCAGGTATCGAGCGACCCGAGCATGAGAGGTGATAAATCATTCATCAGAGGAAGCAAGCCACAAGTGGAGAGGGTGCAGAGCATGGCAGGCATGTCGATGTGGGGTTCGGGCTCAGTGTACGACCCATACAAGCAGGCCATGGGCGGCCCAGGTTTCCTTCATCCAATGATGACCGGTAACTCGCTCGCTTCACAAGCGACGTTCTACCCACCTCAGACTCAGTACCCAATGTCAATGTACGGATCTCCCATGATGATGCCCATGGGCATGCCTATGATGGGACTGCAATACGCTGGCAATGCCAGCATGGCCGGAGGAGCAGCAGGACCGAGGGGGACTATGATGACTATGGGGATGGGTGACCAGAGTCGTATCAGTTCATTCAGCATGGGCGGGCCTGTGGCTGAAAGCGGTGCTGGTAGGCTGGTCGGACTCAGTAtcaacgaggagaaggaagtgcaagatgaggaggtgCTGGATAAGTTGAAGACTTGGTTAAGCAAACAGGATCTCATGAGTGT GACGAAGAGGCAGACCAGAGAAGCCATATACACACTCTTTCCCAATGCCGGTCTTCAAAACCGAGCAGGATGGCTGAATGAGCAGATTGATAAGATCTTGAGCGAGTCATGA
- a CDS encoding cohesin loading factor subunit SCC2, which yields MAFQEKMSQQRPLIQVGQAGYGPNPRSPAGQGQTNQSGRHQDPSSILSVYPFMTYAPTARVAQHLSPHHAFPQSGPPSSEIYPQYAQAFNRMEQPQTAEDWAMRQSTDMQIQQLLERQRGVYDYAQGPLPVPQHPRHYPGLSTSVANHQPQPHIAPASYSNAPSMSYNFLPAYMPPSTPTTSMHNGSCVGNSTSITPVTPSLMASSTTVHNGKQIFERFVENTLSRSMEQQLAQPVAHPEAYTQPQPQYHSPSPMIPQSHSQPFPHPHPHPHPHSHSPIHSLPQAQAQPFPQQQYSFSSQPSVQQQQFNGSATLPLARGMSPAKRPSIPSTAMRSPHPTSSIASTPTADRIMSSPALSSSPDPLGLPGPSPSKKPRGKKEISPIWAQSNNHPADGVIGMGSLSMAERSVSVSSGLSSGEEKKHKIMLKIPMHLATPQQPRKSDREEDEEEEDKLDWGDEFGKDEQGDWTMERYTSPGGNRGADMQVQMSGRTGERDTRTAWQKLHTLLENISEESDSFPANPTSRDLKLANAKYFAHISKDGTHALLSTETMSKIIRYVIRVQSTNRRQKIGSETDGEARGWDLAAVNGLLRHLEKCIRDVDGTSAFPEDRKAVIVDEKFKKKKGKSMTGSVSPLKPVIASKSEGQDFEEEIPQTRMAQCEEALLRLRRGVAAAECCFVLLDSEGLSKQVYSEDLLSTCVQMVKEQLAQVIVPILQGMAGEKIASSTLAHVVEDELANSKKGKLSMPLSPYFHNVTISAIAQSICSTLPRLASMISRENFAFSESLIIQIVYLAKEPLFVVDPGAKKKNEREGMAIVKTLRMEALNLLRGAFARYDEQRQWIIEEVLSSLVGIPGQSHDQTHFQLANGKSIHALSALLLQLVQASAYGAMAKIRKLHSSAADMEVLDRPAEEKKDMEEEEARICAETVESAVRSATIIASYVLSKATTTKATKTSLDADYKTILGLFMDDLLTVLYRPEWPAASLYLSVFSRIMVSSLDDSKTGTEATASKTVALDYLADIAAKLKSLGMEMTGATRVAALDEVISEASIDELKKLIEAQISIRTFLNSAAHDDNSFACSLDMASVIWAQELQNGIKKARSVVEKLATEKNDEAQEMSQKLLSIGMMLKSTLRDVWMADDKLFEVNDPKQAEQAVQASISVSRGKSLQNAIDPIIHALLTALGNPIIAVRTKALRGVGNIVMVDPDVLRLPQFRFALEERLSDVSPGVRDAAVELVGKYLVQKPELATQYYPQIALRVMDTGLSVRKRVIKILKGIFATMEEKKMQIDICCKMIALTDDHDPGIKDLSTKTLTEMIFSDEGGDSATLLVDILSDYRGSYAVLEKAMNEVLKECENVGQKIRFGKTIDDLVARLIDATEQIEFDSLNHIKAIWLIASSDPSQVDTQKANVLLTYLRPPANADDQAANELLLRIFQRCIPRMPRTASTFALDLTKSLMPMISKPSGGFQALRETIGCFCAVTNYLTKDWTKVITVLRACEAKIRPIWRQAKNSPNGKVPALNQASAMMLYITALIAEGCNLDIVAKDDLAVYRELRKITPQPISEYFSQIYLDFARMHTPHSAPTICLGALFRSYPSLLQRPEIVQWMQDTFASGDMDALARLLSVIHEFLASEVKKRMEGVDTKKDVSLLIGNAKELQDSDYSTTIVQNNIEHIFECARSQHIPAQNAALDVLTFVVNQGLYSPVHTVPILVTLETAEDPIVSERALALHNTLHAKHASLIHVLYMDSAKASYQYQRSISAEPSGHRNGVALLSKWYGMLHEKRSWRHDFLKALCRAFDGDLEDQMDIGLVLYLAENLATLDYKLQEEPMTVVQALNRVVSTCSHLAALMEEAVLEGESTESLEGKKVPLGKLSGESIDASRLADASIVVGLALLVKNHLVALYHLPEDKCASHIPGKKSTIGDKPAQRRGIQVLELSRMPLARGVFSIGDFKEQQVAFSRLLQEDGTLSEKEEL from the exons ATGGCATTTCAAGAGAAGATGTCTCAACAGCGTCCTCTCATTCAAGTTGGTCAAGCAGGTTACGGTCCCAACCCCCGATCTCCCGCGGGCCAGGGTCAGACGAACCAAAGTGGAAGACATCAAGACCCATCTAGTATTTTGAGCGTGTATCCTTTCATGACCTACGCGCCTACAGCTCGGG TGGCTCAACacctttctcctcatcatgCTTTCCCTCAAAGCGGTCCTCCTTCAAGTGAAATATATCCTCAGTACGCTCAGGCATTCAACAGGATGGAACAGCCTCAGACGGCAGAAGACTGGGCTATGAGACAATCAACGGACATGCAGATACAGCAACTGCTAGAGAGACAACGAGGAGTGTATGACTATGCCCAAGG ACCTCTTCCCGTTCCTCAGCATCCACGACACTACCCAGGGCTGTCTACATCAGTCGCAAACCATCAACCACAACCCCATATAGCTCCCGCTAGCTACTCGAATGCTCCATCTATGTCATATAATTTCCTTCCCGCGTATATGCCCCCGTCAACTCCTACCACATCGATGCATAACGGCTCCTGCGTCGGGAACTCGACATCTATTACACCTGTTACACCCAGCCTCATGGCCAGTAGTACGACTGTTCATAATGGTAAACAGATCTTTGAGCGCTTTGTGGAAAATACATTGTCAAGAAGCATGGAACAGCAGCTGGCGCAACCTGTAGCCCATCCTGAAGCCTATACTCAGCCCCAACCGCAATATCATTCCCCGTCACCTATGATCCCTCAATCGCATTCTCAACCTTTCCCACAcccacatccacatccacaCCCGcactcccactccccaATCCATTCCTTACCCCAGGCACAAGCGcaaccttttcctcaacaacaataCTCGTTCTCTTCCCAACCGAGTgtacaacaacagcaattTAACGGATCTGCTACTCTCCCACTAGCTCGTGGTATGTCTCCGGCAAAACGTCCCTCTATTCCTTCTACGGCTATGCGTTCTCCTCACCCAACGTCATCCATAGCTTCCACGCCAACGGCTGATCGCATCATGTCCTCTCCTGccctctcatcttcacccgACCCACTTGGCCTTCCAGgaccatcaccatcaaaGAAGCCacgaggaaagaaggagatatCTCCTATATGGGCTCAGTCTAACAATCATCCTGCCGACGGTGTAATAGGTATGGGGTCGTTGAGTATGGCAGAGAGGAGTGTGAGCGTTAGCTCAGGCCTTAGCTCTGGTGAGGAAAAAAAGCATAAAATTATGTTAAAAATTCCAATGCATCTCGCGACTCCTCAGCAGCCCCGAAAGTCCGAccgggaggaggacgaagaggaagaagataagCTGGATTGGGGCGATGAATTTGGGAAGGATGAACAGGGTGATTGGACAATGGAGAGGTACACGAGTCCCGGCGGCAATAGAGGTGCCGATATGCAAGTGCAAATGAGCGGAAGGACCGGAGAAAGAGATACGCGTA CTGCTTGGCAGAAGCTTCACACATTACTTGAAAATATATCAGAGGAGTCAGACTCCTTTCCAGCCAACCCCACTTCTCGGGACCTTAAACTGGCGAATGCCAAATACTTTGCCCATATCTCCAAGGACGGGACACACGCCCTTCTCTCGACCGAGACTATGTCAAAAATCATACGATACGTCATACGTGTCCAGTCGACAAACAGGCGGCAGAAGATCGGATCTGAAACTGATGGTGAAGCGCGAGGATGGGATTTAGCAGCTGTCAATGGGCTTTTGAGACATTTGGAGAAATGCATACGGGATGTGGACGGGACATCTGCTTTTCCAGAAGACCGAAAGGCGGTTATTGTAGATGAAAagttcaagaagaagaagggaaagtCCATGACCGGAAGTGTTTCACCCCTGAAACCCGTGATTGCGTCCAAAAGTGAGGGACAggactttgaagaagagataccCCAAACACGCATGGCGCAATGTGAAGAAGCTCTGTTGAGATTACGCAGAGGTGTTGCCGCTGCAGAATGTTGCTTTGTTTTGCTGGACTCTGAAGGCTTGTCTAAACAG GTGTACTCTGAGGATCTATTATCAACCTGTGTGCAGATGGTCAAAGAACAACTTGCGCAAGTCATCGTCCCCATTCTGCAAGGCATGGCCGGCGAAA AGATCGCTTCATCGACGCTAGCCCATGTGGTCGAAGACGAATTGGCAAATTCcaagaaggggaagctGTCGATGCCTCTATCACCTTATTTTCACAATGTTACGATTTCAGCCATCGCCCAGTCCATCTGCTCCACGTTACCTCGTTTGGCTTCCATGATTAGCAGAGAGAATTTTGCTTTCTCGGAatctctcatcatccagaTTGTCTATCTCGCAAAGGAGCCACTGTTTGTCGTGGATCCaggagcgaagaagaagaatgaaagagaaggaatggCAATCGTGAAAACTTTGCGGATGGAGGCCTTGAATCTGTTAAGAGGA GCGTTCGCGAGATATGACGAGCAACGGCAATGGATTATTGAAGAAGTCCTGAGCTCGCTTGTTGGAATACCAGGGCAAAGCCATGACCAAACGCATTTCCA ATTGGCAAATGGCAAATCCATTCATGCTCTCAGTGCCCTCTTGCTCCAGCTCGTTCAAGCTTCAGCATATGGTGCTATGGCCAAAATACGCAAGTTACATTCTTCAGCTGCGGATATGGAAGTTTTAGACAGGCCCGccgaggagaaaaaggacatggaagaggaagaggccCGAATCTGTGCAGAAACTGTAGAGTCTGCTGTTCGCTCCGCCACGATAATAGCCAGCTACGTCTTATCAAAAGCAACGACCACTAAAGCTACCAAAACTTCTCTTGATGCCGATTACAAGACGATTCTTGGTCTTTTCATGGACGATCTTCTCACTGTCCTATATCGTCCCGAGTGGCCAGCGGCTTCCCTATATTTGAGCGTCTTTTCCAGGATCATGGTTAGTTCTTTAGACGATTCAAAGACCGGGACAGAGGCTACTGCCTCCAAGACTGTTGCGCTGGACTATTTGGCAGATATTGCTGCGAAGCTGAAATCGCTGGGTATGGAGATGACAGGTGCGACCAGGGTGGCTGCTCTCGATGAG GTGATCTCCGAAGCCAGTATTGATGAGCTGAAGAAACTCATCGAAGCCCAAATTTCCATTCGTACATTCCTTAACTCTGCAGCACATGATGACAATTCTTTCGCT TGTTCATTGGATATGGCTTCTGTCATCTGGGCTCAGGAGCTTCAAAATGGTATTAAAAAGGCTCGATCAGTTGTAGAAAAGCTCGCGACAGAGAAAAATGATGAAGCCCAAGAGATGAGCCAGAAACTATTGTCTATTGGTATGATGCTCAAATCAACTCTTCGGGATGTTTGGATGGCGGATGATAAGCTTTTCGAAGTCAA TGATCCCAAGCAAGCAGAACAAGCTGTTCAAGCTTCTATCTCTGTATCTCGAGGTAAATCATTACAGAACGCTATTGATCCTATCATCCACGCATTACTTACAGCACTGGGCAACCCGATTATCGCTGTCCGTACCAAGGCTCTGAGAGGTGTCGGAAATATCGTTATGGTGGATCCAGATGTACTTCGGTTG CCCCAGTTTCGCTTTGCTCTGGAGGAAAGACTGTCCGACGTGTCGCCAGGTGTGAGAGATGCAGCCGTGGAACTTGTTGGCAAGTATCTTGTTCAGAAACCAGAGCTTGCTACGCAGTATTATCCTCAGATTGCTCTACGCGTTATG GATACTGGTTTAAGCGTACGAAAGAGAGTTATCAAGATCCTGAAGGGTATTTTTGCTAcaatggaggagaaaaagatgCAAATCGACATCTGCTGCAAGATGATTGCTTTAACGGATGATCATGATCCAGGAATTAAG GATCTCTCAACCAAGACACTGACCGAGATGATCTTTTCCGATGAAGGAGGCGATTCAGCGACGCTCTTAGTTGACATCCTAAGCGATTATAGAGGATCGTACGCCGTTCTCGAGAAGGCCATGAACGAA GTACTCAAGGAGTGCGAAAACGTCGGCCAGAAAATTCGGTTCGGCAAGACAATAGATGACCTTGTTGCCCGATTGATTGACGCCACGGAGCAAATCGAATTTGATTCTCTTAACCACATTAAAGCCATTTGGCTCATAGCTAGCAGTGACCCCTCACAGGTTGACACCCAAAAAGCCAACGTTCTGTTGACCTATCTCAGACCGCCTGCCAAT GCGGATGATCAAGCGGCAAatgagcttcttctccgtaTTTTCCAGAGGTGTATCCCTCGGATGCCGCGTACGGCTTCGACTTTTGCCCTGGATCTCACCAAGTCCCTTATGCCAATGATTAGCAAGCCTTCGGGCGGTTTTCAGGCTTTGCGAGAAACCATTGGTTGTTTCTGTGCTGTGACAAATTACTTGACCAAGGATTGGACAAAAGTGATCACGGTACTCAGAGCATGTGAGGCTAAGATCAGGCCAATCTGGCGACAGGCCAAAAATTCGCCAAATGGGAAGGTACCGGCACTGAATCAAGCATCTGCAATGATGCTGTATATCACGGCCCTTATTGCTGAAGGTTGCAATTTGGACATTGTTGCTAAGGATGACCTTG CTGTCTATAGAGAATTACGCAAGATCACTCCCCAACCCATTTCAGAGTACTTCTCTCAGATCTACCTCGACTTTGCTCGCATGCACACCCCTCACTCTGCCCCCACCATCTGTCTAGGCGCCCTTTTTCGTTCttacccttctcttcttcaacggCCAGAGATTGTCCAATGGATGCAGGACACGTTCGCTTCAGGCGATATGGATGCCCTCGCGAGACTTTTGAGTGTTATTCATGAGTTTTTAGCGTCGGaagtcaagaagaggatggaaggtgtGGATACGAAAAAGGATGTGAGCTTGCTTATCGGAAACGCCAAGGAGTTGCAGGATTCAGA CTATTCTACGACTATCGTGCAAAACAACATCGAGCATATATTTGAATGTGCCAGATCTCAACATATCCCTGCACAGAATGCTGCTCTAGATGTGCTCACATTTGTTGTCAATCAAGGGCTCTACTCGCCTGTTCAC ACTGTCCCTATCCTTGTCACATTGGAAACCGCCGAAGATCCCATTGTATCTGAACGAGCTCTCGCTCTGCATAACACACTTCACGCCAAGCATGCGAGCCTTATCCATGTGTTGTACATGGATTCGGCCAAAGCATCTTACCAATATCAGCGTAGTATCTCTGCAGAGCCCTCTGGACATCGTAATGGTGTGGCTCTGCTATCAAAGTGGTATGGCATGTTGcatgagaagaggagctggAGGCACGATTTTTTGAAGGCGCTGTGTAGGGCGTTCGATggggatttggaggatcAAATG GACATCGGTCTGGTTTTATATCTTGCCGAAAACCTGGCGACTTTGGATTATAAGCTTCAAGAAGAACCCATGACTGTCGTTCAAGCCCTTAACAGAGTTGTGTCCACTTGTTCCCACCTCGCAGCACTCATGGAAGAAGCGGTCTTGGAGGGTGAGTCGACTGAGTCGCttgagggaaagaaggtgcCATTGGGAAAATTAAGCGGAGAGAGTATCGACGCGAGCAGGCTGGCGGACGCGAGTATCGTGGTGGGGTTGGCACTGCTGGTGAAAAATCATCTAGTTGCCTTGTACCATTTACCTGAAGA CAAATGCGCGAGTCACATACCAGGGAAAAAGTCTACGATCGGAGACAAACCAGCtcagagaagagggataCAGGTGCTGGAGCTGAGTAGGATGCCATTGGCCAGAGGTGTCTTCAGTATAGGAGACTTCAAAGAGCAACAGGTCGCG TTTTCACGGCTATTGCAAGAGGACGGAACCTTGTcggaaaaggaagaattgTAA